In a genomic window of Allomeiothermus silvanus DSM 9946:
- a CDS encoding gamma-glutamyltransferase family protein, whose product MNLDHYPYPSRRHVVLGKRGAVATSQNLAAMAGMEMLLAGGNAADAAIAMAIALTVVEPTSNGIGSDAFALIWDGRLHGLNASGESARNQPLSVFAGMSAVPARGWLPVTVSGAPSAWRAVHDTFGKLPFERLFTPAIRYAEEGFPVSSETAKGWNRAAEVFVALEGPAHRAFKEVFFPGGKAPKTGEIFGSPAHAATLRELAETGCESFYTGRLAGLIADFAADTGGYLTREDYAAYRPEWVEPIGVEYKGTTLWEIPPNTQGIAALMALKILEPFDLARYPRDSAESFHLQLEAMKLALVDVQKHVGDPRHMQLSSAHLLNPEYLASRRKLISETASNPQFGMPKGGTVYLCANDGELMISFIQSNYMGFGAGVLVPSTGISLQNRGAGFTLEPGHPNQYAPGKRPFHTIIPGFLTQGGKPLGPFGVMGGHMQPQGHLQMVVNLVDYGLNPQAALDAPRWQWVKGKQVEVEQGVPEHVVQGLLARGHQVSVSPHAGYFGRGQMALKIGETLVAATEPRADGLALAW is encoded by the coding sequence ATGAACCTCGATCATTACCCTTATCCTTCGCGCCGCCACGTGGTGTTGGGCAAGCGCGGCGCGGTCGCGACCAGCCAGAACTTGGCGGCGATGGCGGGTATGGAGATGCTCCTGGCTGGAGGCAATGCCGCAGATGCGGCTATCGCCATGGCGATTGCTCTCACGGTAGTCGAACCCACCTCCAACGGCATCGGCTCGGACGCTTTTGCCTTAATCTGGGACGGCAGGCTGCACGGGCTGAACGCCTCGGGGGAGAGCGCCCGGAACCAGCCTCTCTCGGTTTTCGCCGGGATGAGCGCGGTGCCCGCGCGGGGTTGGCTGCCGGTTACGGTCTCCGGGGCACCCTCGGCCTGGCGGGCTGTGCACGATACCTTTGGTAAGCTGCCCTTCGAGCGTCTTTTTACACCGGCTATCCGCTACGCGGAGGAGGGCTTTCCGGTCTCGAGCGAGACCGCCAAGGGTTGGAACCGTGCGGCAGAAGTATTTGTGGCGTTAGAGGGACCCGCCCACCGGGCTTTCAAAGAGGTGTTCTTCCCCGGGGGTAAGGCCCCAAAAACCGGCGAGATCTTCGGTAGCCCAGCTCACGCCGCTACCCTGCGCGAGCTGGCCGAGACCGGCTGCGAGAGCTTCTACACGGGGCGCCTAGCGGGGCTCATCGCCGACTTCGCTGCCGATACCGGGGGCTACCTGACCCGCGAGGATTACGCCGCGTATCGCCCTGAGTGGGTAGAACCTATCGGGGTGGAGTACAAGGGCACCACCCTTTGGGAGATTCCCCCCAACACCCAGGGCATCGCTGCGCTGATGGCCCTGAAGATCCTCGAGCCCTTCGACCTAGCCCGGTATCCCCGTGACTCCGCCGAAAGCTTCCACCTCCAGCTCGAGGCCATGAAGCTGGCCTTGGTGGATGTACAAAAGCATGTGGGCGATCCCCGACACATGCAGCTCTCGAGCGCCCACCTATTGAACCCTGAGTATCTCGCGTCCCGCCGGAAGCTAATCTCTGAGACCGCCTCCAATCCCCAATTCGGGATGCCTAAAGGCGGTACGGTATACCTATGCGCTAACGACGGGGAGCTGATGATTTCCTTTATCCAGTCCAACTATATGGGATTCGGGGCCGGGGTGTTAGTCCCGAGCACTGGCATCTCGCTACAAAACCGGGGGGCGGGGTTTACCCTCGAGCCGGGGCACCCCAACCAGTACGCCCCCGGTAAGCGGCCCTTCCACACCATCATTCCCGGCTTTTTGACCCAAGGCGGCAAACCCCTGGGCCCCTTTGGGGTGATGGGCGGGCACATGCAGCCGCAGGGCCACCTGCAAATGGTGGTGAACCTGGTCGACTATGGCCTTAACCCCCAGGCCGCGCTCGACGCTCCCCGCTGGCAGTGGGTGAAGGGGAAGCAAGTAGAGGTGGAGCAGGGGGTCCCCGAGCATGTGGTGCAGGGGTTGCTGGCCAGGGGCCACCAGGTCAGCGTGAGCCCCCACGCCGGGTACTTCGGGCGGGGGCAGATGGCGCTCAAAATAGGGGAGACCCTGGTGGCCGCGACCGAGCCCCGGGCGGACGGGTTGGCGCTGGCCTGGTGA
- a CDS encoding alpha/beta hydrolase-fold protein: MRVRFRYFDAHSGHLPFALYVPPGRPPALGWPLILFLHGSRERGQDGKKQTTVGLGPAIRENPEAWPALVLMPQCPQGLTWQGTVLETVYALLGEVERRAKADPRRIYLTGLSMGGHGAWNMAIRYPDKFAALAPICGAADPFAVMFNLGHLPVWNFHGDADAVVPVEFSRVLRQALERSGNKNYHFTEYAGVDHNSWDRAYREREFIRWLFSQKRG, translated from the coding sequence ATGCGGGTGCGTTTTCGCTACTTTGATGCCCACAGCGGCCACCTTCCCTTTGCCCTCTACGTCCCCCCAGGACGACCCCCAGCGCTCGGCTGGCCGCTCATCCTATTCCTGCATGGCTCGAGGGAACGCGGTCAGGATGGAAAGAAGCAAACCACAGTGGGCCTTGGCCCAGCCATCCGGGAAAATCCCGAAGCCTGGCCCGCCCTCGTGCTGATGCCGCAGTGCCCACAGGGGTTGACCTGGCAAGGAACGGTGCTCGAGACGGTTTACGCTTTGCTCGGCGAGGTCGAACGCCGGGCTAAGGCCGATCCGAGGCGTATCTACCTCACGGGTCTCTCGATGGGAGGGCATGGGGCCTGGAATATGGCGATCCGCTACCCCGACAAATTTGCTGCTCTGGCTCCCATTTGCGGGGCTGCCGACCCCTTCGCGGTGATGTTTAATTTGGGGCATTTGCCGGTGTGGAACTTCCACGGCGACGCCGATGCGGTGGTTCCGGTGGAATTTAGTCGGGTTTTGCGGCAGGCCCTCGAGCGCTCTGGGAATAAGAACTACCACTTCACCGAATATGCCGGGGTGGACCACAACAGTTGGGACCGCGCCTACCGCGAGCGGGAGTTTATCCGCTGGCTCTTCTCGCAAAAAAGGGGGTAA
- a CDS encoding acyl-CoA mutase large subunit family protein codes for MSTNRPKSAWMRETYNKSLQKMPERPVAHKTLSDIAPEPLYTPEDLRDFDYEQKLGYPGEYPYTRGVYGSMYRSKLWTMRMFAGFGSAEQTNERFKKLLAAGQTGLSTAFDLPTLMGYDSDHPLSKGEVGKCGVAVSSLADMEILFDGINLEEVTTSMTINSPANAIWAMYLAAAKKKGYRWERLGGTIQNDILKEFIAQKEFIFPPEPSVKLVIDTFEWGPKHVPKWNFISVSGYHIREAGSTAVQELAYTLADGLEYVDYALKRGLDIDEFAPRISFFFNAHNDFFEEIAKFRAARRIWAREMRERYKAKNPQSWMLRTHAQTAGVSLTAQQPLNNIARVAIQALAAVLGGTNSLHTDAYDEALALPTEESAKIALRTQQIIAYESGVTHTADPLAGSYYVEWLTDEMERQAVAIIEEIRRMGGVVRAIEEGYFLREIADASYRYQQEVERGERIIVGVNAFQDEGLQVPIQLVDPEVERVQDARLAQVRRERDPVAVQVALEGLRQAAKEGRNTMPYFVECALAYATLGEMMDELRAVYGVYEEPVLV; via the coding sequence ATGAGCACAAACCGCCCCAAGAGCGCCTGGATGCGGGAAACCTATAACAAGTCGCTCCAGAAGATGCCCGAGCGGCCTGTGGCCCACAAGACCCTCTCAGACATTGCGCCGGAGCCGTTGTATACCCCTGAGGATCTGCGCGACTTCGATTACGAGCAAAAGCTGGGTTACCCTGGCGAGTACCCTTATACCCGCGGCGTTTACGGCTCGATGTACCGCAGCAAGCTCTGGACCATGCGGATGTTCGCCGGGTTCGGCAGCGCCGAGCAAACCAACGAGCGCTTCAAAAAACTCTTAGCCGCAGGGCAGACCGGGCTTTCCACCGCCTTTGACCTGCCCACGCTGATGGGTTACGACTCGGATCATCCCCTCTCTAAAGGCGAAGTCGGCAAGTGCGGGGTAGCGGTATCCAGCCTGGCCGACATGGAGATTCTCTTCGACGGGATCAACCTCGAGGAAGTCACCACCTCCATGACCATCAACTCCCCTGCTAACGCCATCTGGGCGATGTACCTGGCAGCGGCCAAGAAGAAAGGCTATCGCTGGGAGCGGTTGGGCGGGACCATCCAAAACGATATCCTCAAGGAGTTCATCGCGCAGAAGGAGTTCATCTTCCCGCCCGAGCCCTCGGTCAAGCTGGTGATTGACACCTTTGAGTGGGGGCCCAAGCACGTGCCGAAGTGGAACTTCATCTCGGTTTCCGGCTACCACATCCGTGAGGCCGGTTCGACCGCCGTGCAGGAACTCGCCTATACCCTGGCGGATGGGCTCGAGTACGTAGACTATGCTCTCAAGCGGGGCCTTGACATCGACGAGTTCGCCCCCCGCATCAGCTTTTTCTTCAACGCCCACAACGACTTCTTTGAGGAGATCGCCAAGTTCCGCGCGGCTAGGCGCATCTGGGCCCGCGAGATGCGCGAGCGCTACAAGGCCAAAAACCCCCAGAGTTGGATGCTACGTACCCACGCCCAGACCGCCGGGGTCTCGCTCACCGCACAACAACCGCTCAACAACATCGCCCGGGTAGCCATCCAAGCCCTGGCCGCGGTGCTAGGGGGCACTAACTCGCTCCACACCGACGCCTACGACGAGGCTTTGGCCCTCCCCACCGAGGAATCCGCCAAGATCGCCCTGCGTACCCAGCAGATCATCGCCTACGAGTCCGGCGTTACCCATACCGCCGATCCGCTGGCCGGTTCTTATTACGTGGAATGGCTCACCGACGAGATGGAGCGGCAGGCTGTAGCCATCATCGAGGAGATTCGCCGCATGGGTGGGGTAGTGCGGGCTATCGAGGAAGGCTACTTCCTGCGCGAAATCGCTGACGCCAGCTACCGCTACCAGCAGGAGGTCGAGCGGGGCGAGCGCATCATCGTGGGAGTGAACGCCTTCCAGGATGAGGGCCTGCAGGTTCCTATCCAGCTCGTGGATCCGGAGGTCGAGCGGGTGCAAGATGCTCGGCTAGCGCAGGTACGCCGTGAGCGCGACCCGGTAGCGGTGCAGGTGGCCCTCGAAGGGCTGCGCCAAGCGGCCAAGGAGGGGCGTAATACCATGCCCTATTTCGTCGAGTGTGCCCTAGCCTATGCCACATTGGGCGAGATGATGGACGAGCTCAGGGCAGTGTATGGGGTGTACGAGGAGCCAGTGCTGGTGTAA
- a CDS encoding PaaI family thioesterase — protein MNRSEIQRLFTTAPFVQHVGMRLLEAGEGWCESEIEIQAHHQQQDSFIHAGVQATMADHTAGSAAATLIRPGQYVLTVEFKINLLRRYHQGVWKYAEGGVSFLLAKK, from the coding sequence ATGAACCGCTCCGAAATCCAGCGCCTCTTCACCACTGCCCCCTTCGTCCAGCACGTAGGTATGCGGCTATTGGAGGCTGGGGAGGGCTGGTGCGAGAGCGAAATTGAAATCCAGGCCCACCACCAGCAACAAGACAGCTTCATCCATGCCGGGGTTCAGGCCACCATGGCCGACCATACCGCCGGGAGTGCCGCTGCGACCCTTATTCGGCCTGGCCAATACGTGCTCACGGTGGAGTTCAAAATCAACCTGCTACGGAGATACCATCAAGGGGTGTGGAAATACGCTGAGGGCGGTGTATCCTTCCTCCTGGCAAAAAAGTGA
- a CDS encoding thioredoxin domain-containing protein, translating to MANRLALETSPYLLQHAHNPVDWFPWGEEAFAKAKAEDKPIFLSVGYATCHWCHVMERESFEDPETAQLLNEFFVPVKVDREELPDVDHVYMMALQALTGSGGWPMSLFLTPDLKPFYGGTYFPPEDRHGLPSFARVLKTIASTWQNRREEVLGSADELTQHLHKLLVPRGGPLPQDLHAQALKQLARAHDATHGGFGGAPKFPQAPTLTYLLALAWKGDPLAWGMLELTLDKMAEGGIYDQVGGGFHRYAVDGIWRVPHFEKMLYDNAQLAWVYLGMSRLTGKTLYRRVTLETLDYLLREMQHPEGGFYSAQDADSEGVEGKFYVWSEQEVRAVLGSDAEAALKLFGVSQAGNWEGVNVLEARYPEPALRQELGLDEATFARWLEEVKAKLYQARRQRIPPLTDDKILADWNGLALRAFAAAGRILGKEAYLEAARKNAEFVTSRMMRDGLLRHSWRGGKLRPEAYLSDQASYGLGLLETYQATGEMRWLEAARTLAEGILTHFRDPNGGFFDASGGGLPLRAKDVFDGPYPGGNSAAAELLIRLAALYEREDWAEAARGAIEFHAQGLAHSPSAFPGLLLAHLLDTEGTELALPTPSGLAREVQSQFLPLTALAIGQPGELPALRGREAGKAYLCRRGVCRLPVDGLEALGEELRAIYPEARV from the coding sequence ATGGCAAACCGATTGGCCCTCGAGACCAGCCCCTATCTGCTCCAGCACGCCCACAACCCGGTAGATTGGTTTCCCTGGGGCGAGGAGGCCTTTGCCAAAGCGAAAGCCGAGGACAAGCCCATTTTTCTCTCCGTCGGTTATGCCACCTGCCACTGGTGCCACGTCATGGAGCGCGAGAGCTTCGAGGATCCTGAGACTGCCCAGTTGCTCAATGAGTTCTTCGTGCCGGTCAAGGTAGACCGCGAGGAACTCCCCGATGTGGACCACGTCTATATGATGGCCCTGCAGGCCCTCACCGGCTCAGGGGGTTGGCCGATGAGCCTGTTCCTCACCCCCGATCTCAAGCCTTTTTACGGAGGAACCTACTTTCCGCCGGAAGACCGCCACGGCTTGCCGAGCTTTGCTCGGGTGCTGAAGACTATCGCGAGCACCTGGCAAAACCGCCGCGAGGAGGTGTTGGGCTCGGCGGATGAACTCACCCAGCACCTGCACAAGCTGTTGGTGCCCAGGGGTGGACCGCTTCCCCAAGACCTGCATGCCCAGGCCCTAAAACAGCTTGCCCGGGCTCATGACGCCACCCATGGCGGATTCGGGGGCGCGCCCAAGTTCCCCCAGGCGCCCACCCTCACTTACCTGCTGGCCCTGGCCTGGAAGGGCGACCCGCTGGCTTGGGGGATGCTCGAGCTGACCCTCGATAAGATGGCCGAGGGGGGCATCTACGACCAGGTGGGTGGGGGATTTCACCGCTACGCGGTGGACGGCATCTGGCGGGTTCCCCACTTCGAGAAGATGCTTTACGACAACGCCCAGTTGGCCTGGGTCTACTTAGGCATGTCCCGGCTGACCGGGAAGACCCTCTACCGGCGGGTCACGCTCGAGACCCTCGATTACCTACTCCGCGAGATGCAACACCCCGAGGGCGGTTTCTATTCGGCCCAGGATGCCGACTCGGAGGGGGTAGAAGGCAAGTTCTACGTCTGGAGTGAGCAGGAGGTACGAGCGGTGCTAGGCTCCGACGCGGAGGCCGCCCTCAAGCTTTTCGGGGTTTCGCAAGCGGGGAACTGGGAGGGGGTGAATGTGCTCGAGGCTCGGTACCCTGAGCCAGCCCTACGGCAAGAGCTGGGCCTGGATGAGGCTACCTTTGCGCGCTGGCTCGAGGAGGTCAAAGCCAAGCTGTACCAAGCCCGCCGCCAGCGCATTCCGCCCCTCACCGACGACAAGATACTGGCCGATTGGAACGGGCTTGCCTTGCGTGCCTTTGCCGCAGCAGGCCGCATACTGGGGAAAGAGGCTTACCTCGAGGCGGCCCGGAAAAACGCCGAGTTCGTCACCTCTAGGATGATGAGGGATGGCCTGCTGCGGCACTCCTGGCGAGGGGGGAAACTTCGCCCCGAGGCTTACCTCTCTGACCAGGCCAGCTACGGGTTGGGGCTGCTCGAAACCTACCAGGCGACCGGGGAGATGCGCTGGCTCGAGGCCGCGCGCACGCTCGCCGAGGGCATCCTAACCCACTTCCGCGATCCTAACGGGGGCTTCTTCGACGCCTCTGGTGGCGGGTTGCCGCTGCGGGCCAAGGATGTCTTCGACGGCCCCTACCCAGGGGGAAACTCTGCCGCGGCGGAACTCCTGATCCGGCTCGCGGCCCTTTACGAACGCGAGGACTGGGCCGAAGCCGCCCGAGGAGCCATCGAGTTCCATGCCCAGGGCCTAGCCCATAGTCCCTCGGCCTTCCCCGGTCTGCTGCTGGCGCACCTTCTCGATACCGAGGGGACTGAATTGGCCCTGCCCACGCCCTCGGGCCTCGCCCGGGAAGTGCAATCCCAGTTCCTCCCCCTCACCGCGCTCGCCATCGGCCAGCCGGGCGAGCTACCGGCGCTGAGGGGCCGTGAAGCGGGTAAGGCTTACTTGTGCCGCAGAGGTGTCTGCCGCTTGCCAGTGGATGGGCTCGAAGCCCTGGGGGAGGAGCTTCGGGCGATCTACCCTGAGGCCCGCGTCTAG
- a CDS encoding MBL fold metallo-hydrolase gives MPSSLPIREIVPGIVQIPVPIPYPMRYVNCYLIRGDGIALVDTAMDTPEGRAALEGALAELGLGFADLDQVILTHHHPDHYGLSGLIEAAGAEVWLLDIEEQTGHRFWLEYEPWLQASVEQFRRHGAPLTGLEGMAQGMWLTRSQVHPPQHPKTVADGETLNIAGWPFRVTWTPGHADGHMALLRDDGVLLAGDHLLERITPNIGLWAYSRPNPLGDYLESLEKVKRLEARMALVGHFGPVIPDIPKRAEELRRHHDERLNELLMLLEGGPQTAWEVSLKLFGGQLSFVQRRFAWAETLAHLEYLRLQGSIRTEGGEGVVRYFL, from the coding sequence ATGCCCTCGAGCCTGCCTATCCGAGAAATCGTGCCCGGCATCGTGCAAATCCCCGTACCGATCCCCTACCCGATGCGCTACGTGAACTGCTACCTGATCCGGGGAGACGGGATAGCCCTGGTGGATACCGCGATGGACACCCCGGAGGGGCGCGCGGCGCTCGAGGGGGCGCTGGCCGAACTGGGGTTAGGCTTCGCGGACCTCGACCAGGTCATCCTGACCCATCACCACCCCGACCACTACGGCCTCTCCGGATTGATCGAAGCTGCGGGAGCTGAGGTCTGGTTGCTCGACATAGAAGAGCAAACCGGGCATCGCTTCTGGCTCGAGTACGAACCCTGGCTGCAAGCCTCGGTTGAGCAGTTCCGGCGACATGGGGCCCCGCTTACGGGGCTCGAGGGGATGGCCCAAGGGATGTGGCTCACCCGTAGCCAGGTGCATCCGCCCCAACATCCCAAGACCGTCGCGGACGGCGAAACGCTGAACATCGCCGGTTGGCCTTTTCGGGTGACCTGGACCCCCGGCCACGCCGACGGGCACATGGCCCTGCTGCGCGACGACGGGGTGTTGCTGGCTGGGGATCACCTGCTCGAGCGCATCACTCCCAACATCGGGCTGTGGGCCTATTCCCGGCCAAACCCCCTGGGGGATTACCTCGAGTCGCTGGAGAAGGTCAAAAGACTCGAGGCCCGGATGGCGCTGGTCGGGCACTTTGGCCCGGTAATCCCCGACATCCCCAAACGGGCGGAAGAACTCCGCCGCCATCACGATGAGCGGCTGAATGAGTTGTTGATGCTGCTCGAGGGCGGCCCTCAGACCGCCTGGGAAGTCTCCCTGAAGCTTTTCGGGGGCCAACTCAGCTTCGTCCAGCGTCGCTTCGCCTGGGCCGAGACTCTGGCTCATCTCGAGTACCTTCGCTTGCAGGGCAGCATCCGTACAGAAGGGGGCGAGGGGGTGGTGCGTTACTTTCTCTAG
- a CDS encoding dodecin, with translation MGKVYKKVELVGISSEGIEDAIQTALTRARKTLRNLDWFEVKEIRGSLRDGYFNTYQVVLEVGFRLDDED, from the coding sequence ATGGGCAAGGTGTACAAGAAGGTCGAACTGGTGGGGATCAGCAGTGAGGGCATCGAGGATGCCATCCAGACCGCGCTCACTCGAGCCCGCAAAACCCTACGCAACCTCGATTGGTTCGAGGTTAAGGAGATCCGGGGTAGCCTGAGGGATGGCTACTTCAACACCTATCAGGTGGTGCTCGAGGTGGGGTTCCGCCTGGACGACGAGGATTAG
- a CDS encoding IS256 family transposase codes for MGKRTKVAASPIGEHLEARSSSPTWETLRDWLRGKIRELMQGLLEEEVTEFLGRARYERRAAVDACGYRNGYGKPRKLTTSMGTIEVRRPRVRGVEERFESRILPLFARRTREVSELLPELYLHGLAEGDFDLALRGLLGEEAALSARTVARLKERWQAEWEAWRTQRLDDRAVVYLWVDGVYVKAGLERERAALLVAIAALSDGRKVVVAVVPGYRESVESWSEVLRDLRERGMNAPRLVIGDGHLGIWGALRNVWPEADEQRCWNHKVLNVLEQLPRHQQAVAKPMLGAIAYAPTRAEAERKGKEFEAWCHRHGYGKAAQTLGRDWERMVTFYRYPKEHWRHLRTTNVIESPFAALRLRTDAAKRFKKVERATAVIWKMLMVAQKRFRRLNAPELLAKVHAGVRYEDGIEVTQEEVAA; via the coding sequence ATGGGGAAGCGTACCAAAGTGGCTGCTTCGCCGATAGGCGAACACCTTGAGGCCCGTTCGTCATCTCCCACCTGGGAGACGTTGCGGGATTGGCTGAGGGGGAAGATCCGGGAGTTGATGCAGGGGCTGCTGGAGGAGGAAGTGACGGAATTTCTGGGCCGTGCCCGGTATGAGAGGCGGGCGGCCGTCGATGCGTGCGGTTACCGCAACGGCTACGGCAAGCCGCGGAAGCTGACGACCTCCATGGGCACCATCGAGGTGCGGCGGCCCCGGGTCCGGGGGGTGGAGGAGCGGTTCGAGAGCCGGATTCTCCCCCTGTTCGCCCGGCGCACGAGGGAGGTCTCGGAGCTGTTGCCCGAGCTGTACCTGCACGGGCTGGCCGAGGGCGACTTCGACCTGGCCCTGCGGGGGCTGCTCGGAGAGGAGGCGGCGCTTTCGGCCCGGACGGTAGCCCGCCTGAAGGAGCGGTGGCAGGCGGAGTGGGAGGCCTGGCGCACGCAGCGGCTGGACGACCGGGCGGTGGTCTACCTGTGGGTGGACGGGGTGTACGTGAAGGCGGGCTTGGAGCGCGAGCGGGCGGCGCTCTTGGTGGCCATCGCCGCCTTGTCGGATGGCCGCAAGGTGGTGGTGGCGGTCGTACCCGGGTACCGGGAGTCGGTGGAGAGCTGGTCGGAAGTGCTGCGGGACCTGCGGGAGCGGGGGATGAACGCGCCGCGGCTGGTGATCGGGGACGGGCACCTGGGGATCTGGGGGGCACTGCGCAACGTGTGGCCGGAGGCCGACGAGCAGCGGTGCTGGAACCACAAGGTGCTCAATGTGCTGGAGCAGTTGCCGCGCCACCAGCAGGCCGTGGCCAAGCCCATGCTGGGGGCCATCGCCTACGCGCCGACCCGGGCGGAGGCGGAACGGAAGGGCAAGGAGTTCGAGGCCTGGTGTCACCGGCACGGCTACGGCAAGGCGGCGCAGACGCTGGGGCGGGACTGGGAGCGGATGGTGACCTTCTACCGGTACCCCAAGGAGCACTGGCGCCACCTGCGGACCACGAACGTGATCGAATCGCCCTTCGCCGCACTGCGGCTGCGGACGGATGCGGCCAAGCGGTTCAAGAAGGTGGAACGGGCCACGGCAGTGATCTGGAAGATGCTGATGGTGGCCCAAAAGAGGTTCCGGCGGTTGAATGCCCCGGAGTTGCTGGCCAAGGTCCACGCCGGGGTGCGCTACGAGGACGGCATCGAGGTCACCCAGGAGGAGGTCGCTGCCTGA
- a CDS encoding TIGR00282 family metallophosphoesterase, with protein MRVLFIGDVFAEPGLRAVALHLPDIRNQYDFVIANGENSAGGKGLSRAAYKRLREAGVDLVTLGNHAWDHKDVFELIETEPIIRALNYPPGTPGRGYWVLENSGQSLLVAQVMGRVFLENLDDPFRGMDRLLQEVSADYALVEVHAEATSEKMALGLYLDGRVSAVLGTHTHIPTLDSGFLPKGTAYQTDVGMTGTYRSIIGGEIESFMARFLTAMPQRFKAAEGHARFHATELLCEDGKAVAISPYIWEEPL; from the coding sequence ATGCGCGTCTTATTCATCGGGGACGTATTTGCCGAACCTGGTCTGCGGGCAGTTGCCTTGCACCTTCCCGACATCCGTAACCAGTACGACTTCGTGATCGCTAACGGGGAGAACAGCGCAGGCGGCAAAGGGCTCTCCAGGGCCGCCTATAAGCGCCTGCGGGAAGCCGGGGTGGATCTCGTCACGTTGGGAAACCACGCCTGGGATCACAAGGATGTGTTCGAACTGATCGAGACCGAGCCGATCATCCGAGCACTCAACTACCCACCGGGGACGCCCGGCAGGGGGTATTGGGTGCTGGAGAACTCCGGCCAAAGCTTGCTGGTAGCGCAGGTGATGGGGCGGGTGTTCCTCGAGAACCTGGATGACCCCTTTCGCGGGATGGATCGGTTGTTGCAGGAGGTCTCCGCCGATTATGCGCTGGTAGAGGTCCACGCTGAAGCCACCAGCGAAAAGATGGCCCTGGGCTTGTACCTAGACGGGCGGGTAAGCGCGGTACTGGGAACCCATACCCACATCCCCACCCTGGATAGCGGGTTTTTGCCCAAGGGAACCGCCTACCAGACCGACGTGGGCATGACCGGAACCTACCGCTCGATCATCGGGGGAGAGATCGAAAGCTTCATGGCCCGCTTCCTGACCGCTATGCCCCAGCGCTTCAAGGCTGCTGAGGGGCACGCTCGCTTTCACGCCACCGAACTGCTGTGTGAAGATGGGAAAGCCGTGGCGATCAGCCCCTACATCTGGGAGGAACCGCTTTGA
- the recO gene encoding DNA repair protein RecO produces the protein MDRYRTLEGLLIGRKPLPGGDVILSFVTPEGAMQAVARKAMRPTGRSGRLSLFHHLRFQVYQKPGNDLPTLTQAELVGRLEGLEIPPRFAYASYLGELAFRLASPEVASRIWPILISGLRGIAKHANPKVVLVWAGWRVLRAAGLQPNMSGQGFSLEEGRLTEEERGVFLGSEGVQALRAVLFLPGSEAVEALERAPLDRLLRALKVHADSTVGALNSAALL, from the coding sequence ATGGACCGCTACCGCACCCTCGAGGGCCTCCTCATCGGGCGTAAGCCGCTGCCCGGCGGGGACGTGATCCTCTCCTTCGTGACCCCCGAGGGAGCCATGCAGGCCGTGGCCCGCAAGGCCATGCGGCCCACCGGGCGAAGCGGGCGGCTCTCACTATTTCATCACCTGCGTTTTCAGGTTTACCAGAAACCCGGCAATGACCTGCCCACGCTCACTCAAGCCGAGCTGGTGGGGCGGCTCGAGGGCCTGGAGATTCCGCCTCGCTTCGCCTACGCCTCGTACCTGGGCGAGCTGGCCTTCCGGCTGGCTTCGCCGGAGGTGGCGAGCCGGATCTGGCCGATCCTCATCTCGGGCTTACGGGGCATCGCCAAACACGCTAACCCCAAAGTCGTGCTGGTTTGGGCGGGGTGGCGGGTGTTGCGGGCTGCCGGATTGCAGCCCAATATGTCCGGGCAAGGCTTCAGCCTTGAGGAAGGCCGCCTCACCGAGGAGGAGCGGGGGGTTTTTTTGGGATCAGAGGGAGTACAGGCCCTGCGGGCGGTTTTGTTTTTGCCTGGTTCAGAGGCGGTGGAGGCGCTCGAGAGGGCCCCCCTCGACCGGCTATTACGGGCCCTCAAGGTGCATGCCGACAGTACTGTGGGGGCTTTAAACTCGGCGGCGCTGCTCTAA